In one Heptranchias perlo isolate sHepPer1 chromosome 25, sHepPer1.hap1, whole genome shotgun sequence genomic region, the following are encoded:
- the pisd gene encoding phosphatidylserine decarboxylase proenzyme, mitochondrial isoform X3 produces the protein MCQSSQQQQPALKGGKWLHFPQLALRRRLGQLSCMSRPALKLRTWPLSFLYFFLPFSVLKPLTKVGWRPTSRVGLYKTIPTRLLSRAWGRLNQVELPTWMRKPVYNLYIWTFGVNMKEAAVEDLQHYRNLSEFFRRKLKPQARPVCDSHCVISPSDGKILHFGRVKNCEVEQVKGVTYSLETFLGPQTWSENLEISNNNSETSFQEHLVTKEGNDLYHCVIYLAPGDYHCFHSPTDWRVSHRRHFPGSLMSVNPGVARWIKELFCHNERVVLAGEWTHGFFSLTAVGATNVGSIRIYFDNDLHTNSPRYMKGSYNDFSFVTNNNKGGITMRKGEHLGEFNLGSTIVLIFEAPKDFAFNLKPGQKIRFGEALGSM, from the exons GTTACATTTCCCCCAACTGGCCTTGCGGCGCAGGTTAGGCCAGCTGAGCTGTATGTCCAGGCCTGCACTCAAGCTCCGTACCTGGCCTCTGTcttttctctatttctttctgcCATTTAGTGTCCTTAAGCCTCTTACTAAAGTAGGATGGCGGCCAACAAGCAGG GTTGGTTTATATAAAACTATTCCCACCCGACTGCTGTCTCGTGCATGGGGTCGCCTGAATCAGGTGGAGCTGCCCACATGGATGCGGAAGCCAGTCTACAATTTGTACATATGGACCTTTGGGGTCAATATGAAGGAAGCGGCGGTGGAAGATTTGCAGCACTATCGAAACCTCAGCGAATTCTTCCGCAGAAAGCTAAAGCCACAGGCGCGTCCTGTCTGTGACTCACACTGTGTG ATCAGTCCTTCTGATGGAAAGATCCTCCATTTTGGGAGGGTGAAGAACTGTGAAGTGGAACAAGTGAAGGGTGTGACTTACTCACTGGAGACTTTCTTGGGCCCTCAGACGTGGTCAGAGAACCTGGAGATCAGCAACA ATAACAGTGAGACAAGTTTCCAGGAGCACCTGGTGACGAAGGAAGGCAATGACCTCTACCACTGTGTTATTTACTTGGCACCTGGAGATTACCACTGTTTTCATTCACCAACTGATTGGAGAGTCTCGCACAGACGTCATTTTCCAG GCTCCCTTATGTCGGTTAATCCTGGAGTAGCTCGTTGGATTAAGGAGCTCTTCTGTCACAATGAGCGTGTTGTCCTAGCTGGAGAATGGACACACGGCTTCTTTTCACTCACTGCAGTCGGTGCCACAAATGTTGGATCTATTCGCATTTACTTTGACAAT GACCTGCACACCAACAGTCCCCGCTACATGAAGGGCTCCTACAATGACTTCAGCTTCGTTACAAACAACAACAAAGGAGGGATTACCATGCGAAAGGGCGAGCACCTGGGTGAGTTCAACCTGGGCTCCACCATCGTTCTCATCTTCGAGGCACCAAAAGACTTCGCCTTTAACCTTAAACCTGGACAGAAGATCAGATTTGGGGAGGCCCTAGGGTCCATGTAA